The genomic DNA AATCATGAAAAATCTATtctcattttgggaaaaagaaagcaaatctaTTCCAATGAATAATGGAATGTCCAAATAAACTGACACTTCTTCCAGTCTACATTATTcatgttttttaattaattcaaaTTTCCCGATAATCCACTTGAAATTCCTGAATAGACTGCTATTTAGGGTTTTAAAAATTCCAGGTAAATTAAAACTTAAGTAAATTTTAATACTTACTCTCAGTCCACCTTCTGGTGGGGGGCCAGATGTAgcaatttgtttttctattttttcttttttctttctcttttcttccacagACCGAACATCCAAAATGCCCCGAGATGCAGCCTTTAAGAAATTTGTTAAGgggtacaaaaaaacaaaaaaattcagtttCCAGTGTCCAGGGtgcttgtgtttttttcctttttaggtttTTCTTTGGAGCTGGGGTGTTGGTTCTAtttttggtaacaaagaattacACTATTTCTACAACAGCTTTACAGAAAACATACAAGATATTATCATTTCCTTATTAGGTGTTTCCCCTGTAAACTTACTTCACATCTGTCATTGTTTAATGAGGCAGTCGTTTTATCCCAAGGAACAATGTTAGTTAGTAAAGGAGTGTCTCACATTTCAGAAGACCTCTGTATAGTAATTTTCACTCATTAAATGACATAAATGCATTAAtgtaatttataaaaacaaatcattttgaaaaataactatCTTTAACATAAATTTATAGGATatcagaaaacattttcattagaAAATAGTACTAGTAATAGACATCTGTTGAAAAGAAAGTACAACTTATCTATGTAGGTAAAATTTTATTTCCACTCTCACCTCCTTCTGTCTTCTCTCTGCAGCCTCTGCAAGCTTTGCTCTTTTCTCTTCCtaaggaaaatgtttaaaaaatatgttttaaagtaaACCAGATATTATCATGGATAATTTATACACCCATATCTTGTAGATAATATGACAGTTTATGAAAGTATTTAATACTGGCCCAAAATGTCCCACTAAGACTGCCACTGTTtacaacatttataaaatatttaactttctgAATTTCATTCTCCTAATCAATATGATTTCAAATAAGCAtataagacatataaatatatatcatatatattatgtcataaatatatgtgtatatatatgtgtgtgtgtgtgtatgtgtatatatatatatatatattttcaggtTGGCCTATAAAATAATCTGttgctggcttttttttttaaagggcttaCAAGCTAGTCAGGGCAATTCATAAAGAGAATGACATCTAATAACACAAGGAGTAAAATACATGGCTTGGTACTGCCTGTTAAAAAGGAGTTGTAAGCTGGTACTTTCAGAAAACTTCATGAATGAAGTGGGCTAATCTCACTGTGCAGGATAGGAAGGACTGGAAGAAATTTA from Manis pentadactyla isolate mManPen7 chromosome 9, mManPen7.hap1, whole genome shotgun sequence includes the following:
- the SVIP gene encoding small VCP/p97-interacting protein, with the translated sequence MGLCFPCPGGSAPPSPDLEEKRAKLAEAAERRQKEAASRGILDVRSVEEKRKKKEKIEKQIATSGPPPEGGLRWTVS